From the genome of Danio aesculapii chromosome 16, fDanAes4.1, whole genome shotgun sequence, one region includes:
- the si:dkey-85k15.6 gene encoding uncharacterized protein si:dkey-85k15.6, which produces MAVRVRDLQSMETVVEPLNDGIICICYICKHLLDAQVDPNTGMCSNYRQIRRHIEHAEQYIARSEKTIKVKLQNLDECMEQLIKEKGNAEQQRRQKHQTKNELHIEKDSAEESLENSREALEQAKKNVASDKKEIEREKLSMIKGGVVAVIAPYVSVIPIVGWFAGPDMMTDGIFTMAYAYKAMKEAEDDLEENESRVGKYRRKVSDYQSKISKIESEIEETDELLDKIQCEIEEVKQHLDYTADIQEMVRKAVNLLSVVSGRVTALERQTRRFILWEPVIKVMEEVMEAVTNVADNRLLYNHGVGGLMRILLENVGELLALCSSPPHFEDEDFY; this is translated from the exons ATGGCTGTAAG GGTTAGGGATCTGCAGTCTATGGAGACGGTTGTTGAGCCTCTAAATGATGGAATTATCTGTATTTGTTACATCTGCAAGCATCTTTTGGATGCACAAGTAGATCCGAACACTGGCATGTGCTCCAATTATAGACAAATCAGAAGACATATCGAGCACGCTGAGCAGTACATTGCAAGATCAGAGAAAACTATTAAAGTAAAACTGCAAAATCTAGATGAATGTATGGAGCAACTTATTAAAGAAAAAGGAAATGCTGAGCAGCAGAGGCGGCAGAAACACCAAACCAAGAATGAATTACATATCGAGAAGGATTCTGCTGAGGAATCATTGGAGAATTCTAGAGAAGCTTTGGAGCAGGCCAAAAAAAATGTGGCATCAgataaaaaagaaatagaaagaGAGAAGCTCAGCATGATTAAAGGTGGAGTTGTAGCAGTTATAGCACCATATGTTAGTGTGATACCAATTGTTGGATGGTTTGCTG GTCCAGATATGATGACTGATGGCATATTTACAATGGCATATGCTTATAAGGCTATGAAGGAAGCTGAAGATGATCTTGAAGAAAATGAGTCCAGAGTGGGGAAGTACAGGAGAAAAGTGTCTGATTATCAGTCCAAGATCTCTAAAATAGAGAGTGAGATTGAAGAAACTGATGAGTTGCTGGATAAAATTCAGTGCGAGATTGAAGAGGTGAAGCAGCATCTGGACTACACCGCTGATATTCAGGAGATGGTGAGAAAAGCTGTGAATCTTCTGAGTGTTGTCAGTGGAAGAGTCACTGCTCTGGAAAGGCAAACCCGACGCTTCATTCTCTGGGAGCCTGTGATAAAGGTGATGGAAGAAGTGATGGAGGCAGTCACAAATGTTGCCGATAATCGTCTCCTTTATAATCACGGTGTGGGAGGCCTCATGCGTATTTTGTTGGAGAATGTTGGAGAATTGCTGGCTTTGTGCTCCTCACCCCCACATTTTGAAGATGAGGACTTTTACTGA